Proteins encoded in a region of the Bactrocera tryoni isolate S06 chromosome 4, CSIRO_BtryS06_freeze2, whole genome shotgun sequence genome:
- the LOC120775967 gene encoding death-associated protein kinase related, whose translation MFTEGIFPIGDGLLDINEDRLKELLVADDINEIYELEQTPFARGKFAAVRRAIHKNSGTHFAAKFLKRRRRAQSSDKEIKHEIAVLMLCDGADNIVKLNAVHESRSDTALLLELATGGELQTFLDNEECLSEAHARYCMREVLKALQYLHKRSIAHLDLKPQNILLTGERIEDGLKLCDFGISRVVAEGTNVREIVGTPDYVAPEVLQYEPLSLLTDIWSVGVLAYVLLSGFSPFGGETKQETFLNISQCALTFPDKLFGGVSAAAIDFIRRALRIKPNDRMTAAGCLEHIWLKDECSIDRQILTDITKSTTVDSAAAADDEDDDDEEDVDVDEDEDDDEVEEEDDEVEANEAELENEMSHDDGDEDELNISIDTEQQLNGTNGSKMESSDAEELAEESATNKQPVITNGKTAYNKSNSNGYSNYNGRSASNSSYSNNTARHNGTHTTYTNGAGSAARYTNGVKASATTTTTATTQRTTAVVTVPAVRATTIPLQYNGGHRQQQQQQQQLQRQQQLQVLARRHSSSDSNKENTYLATKKIAPSTASVGSVVKKPLTATATTTIVIAGSEMGDTTTATGVATANVVATFTLPSGYNHNHSNHSNNSSSNNSSMHTNSSNHSNNNANHEKYITTTTHCLFPDAPTTPKVIRKTPNTEASPTSVKALVKKFQLEGGNTSPTAFEKHATTHLKEAQATNQQTLHATITNTTTQMNGVSAGSNSNSSNKKSPITNGIAKKFDTTRKYGGEQHNGTAGSGSLSNGRRASEPATVTQVTTHIAHNRSGSGGIGVGSAAATSYKTTCVLCIGGGGSKAASSSIGTSSNGCRHSTDAAGRYNKTSSISNNNGTAATKCCSSKMANSNANATNTATVTATAIVNGSSNGSTAATTTTALLLGSSHHQQQQQQQQQQQQLHQHHMNGVHHHAHHHHHHHHHHMHVATKAATANNLSLDQGIIC comes from the exons AGGCAAATTCGCTGCTGTGCGTCGCGCCATACATAAAAATTCCGGTACACATTTTGCTGCCAAATTTCTGAAACGACGCCGACGCGCTCAATCCTCAGATAAGGAGATCAAACACGAGATCGCTGTGCTAATGCTATGCGATGGCGCCGACAATATTGTCAAATTGAATGCCGTGCACGAGTCACGCTCCGACACAGCGTTGCTGCTGGAACT GGCAACCGGTGGTGAGCTACAGACATTTCTAGACAATGAGGAATGCCTCAGTGAGGCACATGCGCGCTATTGCATGCGCGAGGTACTTAAGGCATTGCAATATCTGCACAAACGTTCCATAGCACATCTGGACTTGAAGCCGCAGAATATATTGCTCACTGGTGAGCGCATTGAAG ACGGTTTGAAGCTGTGCGATTTTGGCATCTCACGCGTGGTTGCCGAGGGCACCAATGTGCGTGAGATTGTCGGCACACCGGATTATGTCGCACCCGAGGTGCTGCAATACGAACCGCTCTCATTATTGACGGACATTTGGTCGGTGGGCGTGCTGGCCTATGTGCTACTGTCCGGTTTTTCGCCTTTCGGCGGCGAAACCAAACAGGAAACGTTCCTCAACATTTCGCAGTGTGCGCTGACATTTCCGGACAAGCTGTTTGGCGGAGTGTCCGCTGCGGCCATTGATTTTATACGTCGCGCATTGCGAATAAAGCCAAA TGATCGCATGACCGCTGCAGGATGTCTCGAGCACATTTGGTTAAAAGACGAATGCTCCATCGATAGACAAATCCTCACCGATATCACCAAATCAACGACAGTCGACTCAGCCGCAGCTGCAGACGATgaggatgatgatgatgaagaaGATGTAGATGTAGATGAAGATGAAGACGACGACGAGGTGGAAGAAGAGGACGATGAGGTAGAAGCGAATGAAGCTGAATTGGAAAACGAAATGTCACACGATGACGGCGATGAGGACGAGCTCAATATTAGCATTGACACAGAACAACAATTGAATGGTACAAATGGCAGCAAAATGGAATCATCGGATGCCGAAGAATTGGCGGAGGAGAGCGCAACCAACAAACAGCCGGTTATCACCAACGGCAAGACAGCGTACAATAAGAGCAACAGCAACGGTTACAGCAACTATAATGGACGCAGCGCCAGCAACAGTAGTTACAGCAACAATACTGCACGTCATAACGGCACACACACTACGTATACGAAtggcgctggcagcgctgcgcGTTACACGAACGGCGTTAAAGcgagcgcaacaacaacaacaacagcgacaacgCAGCGCACAACCGCCGTGGTGACGGTGCCGGCTGTGCGTGCCACCACCATACCGCTACAATACAACGGTGGCCatcgccagcaacaacaacaacagcagcaactgcaaaggcaacaacaattgcaggTGCTTGCGCGCCGCCATTCATCCTCAGACTCCAACAAGGAGAACACCTATCTGGCTACGAAGAAAATAGCGCCGTCAACAGCCAGTGTTGGCAGCGTTGTGAAGAAGCCACTGACGGCTACAGCGACCACGACCATTGTGATTGCTGGCAGCGAAATGGGTGATACGACGACGGCAACGGGTGTTGCCACTGCTAATGTGGTTGCCACATTTACGCTACCCAGCGGCTACAATCACAATCACAGTaatcacagcaacaacagcagcagcaacaacagcagcatgcATACTAACAGTAGCaatcacagcaacaacaatgcgaatCACGAAAagtatataacaacaacaacgcactgCCTCTTCCCCGACGCACCCACAACACCGAAAGTTATACGCAAAACCCCAAACACCGAAGCCTCACCGACCTCGGTCAAGGCATTGGTGAAGAAGTTTCAATTAGAAGGCGGCAACACCAGCCCCACAGCCTTTGAAAAGCACGCCACAAcacatttgaaagaggcacaAGCAACAAATCAGCAAACATTacatgcaacaataacaaacacgacaacacaaatgaaCGGCGTTAGCGctggcagcaacagcaacagcagcaacaagaaGTCGCCAATCACTAACGGTATTGCCAAGAAATTCGATACGACACGCAAGTATGGCGGCGAACAACACAATGGCACAGCTGGCAGTGGCAGCCTCAGCAACGGGCGCCGCGCCTCCGAGCCAGCGACGGTCACACAAGTCACGACGCATATAGCACACAATCGCAGCGGCAGCGGTGGCATCGGCGTTGGCAGCGCCGCCGCGACAAGCTATAAAACGACTTGTGTACTCTGCATCGGTGGTGGCGGCAGCAAGGCGGCGTCGTCGTCGATTGGCACCAGCAGCAATGGTTGCAGGCACTCAACGGACGCCGCCGGCAGGTACAACAAAACGTCAAGCATTAGCAACAATAATGGCACAGCGGCCACCAAGTGTTGTAGCAGCAAAATGGCCAACAGCAATGCTAATGCCACCAACACTGCCACCGTGACCGCCACCGCCATTGTGAATGGCAGCAGCAATGGCAGCACTGCCGCCACCACCACAACGGCACTACTGCTGGGCAGCAGTCATcatcagcaacagcagcaacaacaacaacaacagcagcagctccACCAGCATCACATGAACGGCGTGCACCATCATGCACATCACCATCATCACCATCACCACCATCACATGCATGTGGCGACGAAGGCGGCTACCGCCAACAATTTAAGCTTAGATCAGGGTATTATTTGTTAG